In the Acidobacteriota bacterium genome, TGGAGTTGCAGGCGCTGCCCGACGGCAACTGGTGGCTGGCGGTGGATATCCCTGTTGAGCTGGCGCATTACGTCGTCTCGAAGGGATCGATCGCGCTGAACGGCGTCAGCCTGACCGTGGCTTCCCTCACCGGCCTTGATGGCAATCGCGTGGGCTTGGCCATCATTCCGCATACCTACGAGAACACCATGCTGCACACCATGAAGCCGGGCGACGCGGTGAACGTGGAGTGCGACGTGCTGGCCAAGCACGTCGAGCGGCTGTTGGAAGCTCAGCAATCGGCGAACCGCACGCGCAAACCGCGCAAAGCATCGTCGCTGACGGTGGACAAGTTGCGTGAGCAGGGCTTCTAATCAGCACCAATCCCTCTCCTGGTCGTCATTCCGAGCGTAGCGAGGAACCTGCTTTCCACACTCCGCAACAACGAGGACAAAAGCAGGTTCCTCGCTACGCTCGGAATGACGACCAG is a window encoding:
- a CDS encoding riboflavin synthase translates to MFTGIIEELGTVVSFLPGTGKDGGARLVLRAAKALAPDDRLKLGESIAVNGVCLTALDINTETFAADLSPETIERTSLRALAPGSRVNLERAMTPSTRFGGHIVQGHVDGVGKLVELQALPDGNWWLAVDIPVELAHYVVSKGSIALNGVSLTVASLTGLDGNRVGLAIIPHTYENTMLHTMKPGDAVNVECDVLAKHVERLLEAQQSANRTRKPRKASSLTVDKLREQGF